The following are from one region of the Hydrogenophaga sp. BPS33 genome:
- the rpsB gene encoding 30S ribosomal protein S2, which produces MSISMREMLEAGVHFGHQTRFWNPKMAPYIFGHRNKIHIVNLEKTLPLFEEAAKFVRQLTANRGTILMVGTKRQSRDIVAQEARRAGVPFVDQRWLGGMLTNFKTVKTSIKRLKDMQAQKEAGLDNMSKKEQLMFAREMEKLEKDIGGIQDMAALPDAIFIIDVGFHKIAVLEAQKLGIPLVGVVDTNHSPAGIDYVIPGNDDSARAVALYARGIADAIIEGRSNAVNDVVKAVAAEGTDEFVEVKEGASA; this is translated from the coding sequence ATGTCTATCTCCATGCGCGAAATGCTGGAAGCCGGTGTCCATTTCGGTCACCAAACCCGCTTCTGGAACCCCAAGATGGCTCCGTACATCTTCGGCCATCGCAACAAGATCCACATCGTCAACCTCGAAAAGACGCTGCCCCTGTTTGAAGAGGCCGCCAAATTCGTGCGCCAGCTCACCGCCAACCGCGGCACCATCCTGATGGTGGGGACCAAGCGCCAGTCGCGCGACATCGTGGCCCAGGAAGCCCGTCGTGCCGGTGTTCCTTTTGTCGACCAGCGCTGGCTCGGCGGCATGCTGACCAACTTCAAGACGGTCAAGACCTCGATCAAGCGTCTCAAGGACATGCAGGCCCAAAAGGAAGCCGGCCTGGACAACATGAGCAAGAAGGAGCAACTGATGTTTGCTCGTGAGATGGAAAAGCTCGAGAAGGACATTGGTGGCATCCAGGACATGGCCGCGCTGCCCGACGCCATCTTCATCATCGACGTGGGCTTCCACAAGATCGCCGTGCTCGAAGCCCAGAAGCTGGGCATTCCGCTCGTGGGCGTGGTCGATACCAACCACTCGCCTGCAGGCATCGACTACGTCATCCCCGGTAACGACGACTCCGCCCGCGCCGTGGCCCTGTATGCACGTGGCATTGCCGACGCCATCATCGAAGGCCGCAGCAACGCGGTGAACGACGTCGTCAAGGCCGTGGCCGCTGAAGGCACCGACGAATTCGTGGAAGTCAAGGAAGGCGCTTCCGCCTGA
- a CDS encoding gamma-glutamyl-gamma-aminobutyrate hydrolase family protein yields MPRSMPSGSSVTTAPAIKARASSTRRKGAAGTAERALRIGVSARLLHQAPPELGFRNKILQYIEQSLAHWIMEHGAVAFMVPAVAHDSKHAARYLKVEQVVQELDALVLQGGADVAPQTYGQTPMDPRWQGDVVRDRYELALLRTFLAQKKPVLGVCRGAQLLNVAFGGTLYQDIATQCAAAHAHVDTELYDHLEHDVTFLQGTVLTKLYPNASQLRVTSIHHQAVDQLGKGMVVEAVSTLDGLVEAIRWTGDTYARGVQWHPEFHHGRDALADSSPIMLDFLEASREAALKRLEEGLEPDPRVPRAPLRFLGA; encoded by the coding sequence ATGCCTCGCTCGATGCCGTCAGGCTCTTCGGTGACCACGGCCCCCGCGATCAAGGCCAGGGCGTCGTCGACACGCCGCAAAGGGGCCGCGGGGACGGCCGAGAGGGCCCTGCGCATCGGCGTTTCGGCGCGCCTGCTGCACCAGGCCCCGCCGGAGCTGGGGTTTCGCAACAAGATCCTGCAGTACATCGAGCAATCGCTGGCGCACTGGATCATGGAGCATGGCGCGGTGGCGTTCATGGTCCCCGCGGTGGCGCACGACAGCAAGCACGCGGCGCGCTATCTGAAGGTGGAACAGGTGGTTCAGGAGCTGGATGCGCTGGTGCTGCAAGGCGGGGCCGACGTCGCGCCGCAGACCTACGGCCAGACCCCGATGGACCCGCGCTGGCAGGGCGACGTCGTGCGCGACCGATACGAACTGGCGCTGCTGCGAACCTTCCTGGCGCAGAAGAAACCCGTGCTGGGCGTGTGCCGAGGCGCACAGTTGCTCAATGTGGCGTTCGGCGGCACGCTGTACCAGGACATTGCCACGCAATGTGCCGCGGCCCACGCTCATGTGGACACCGAGCTGTACGACCACCTGGAGCACGATGTGACCTTCCTGCAAGGCACGGTGCTCACCAAGCTGTATCCCAACGCCTCGCAACTGCGCGTGACCAGCATCCACCACCAGGCGGTGGACCAGTTGGGCAAGGGCATGGTGGTCGAGGCCGTGTCGACGCTGGATGGCTTGGTCGAGGCGATCCGCTGGACCGGTGACACGTACGCGCGGGGCGTGCAGTGGCACCCTGAGTTCCACCACGGCCGCGATGCCCTGGCCGACAGCTCGCCGATCATGTTGGACTTTCTCGAAGCGTCACGGGAAGCGGCGCTCAAGCGCCTGGAAGAAGGCCTGGAGCCCGACCCCCGTGTGCCGCGCGCGCCCTTGCGGTTCCTGGGCGCTTGA
- the rnr gene encoding ribonuclease R, producing MLAEFEGVVSGHRDGHGFVIRDDGQADIYLPSNEMRAVLHKDRVKARIVRLDRKGRPEGRVTEIVERSDSPIIGRLLQESGVWLVAPEDKRYGQDVLIPKGATGSAKPGQVVVVQLTEPPALYGQPVGRVKEVLGEIDDPGMEIEIAVRKYGVPHEFSQAALAQARALPDHVRSADHKHRVDLRDVPLVTIDGEDARDFDDAVYCEPAKVGKGKGWRLLVAIADVSHYVETGSAIDVDAYDRATSVYFPRRVIPMLPEKLSNGLCSLNPGVERLCMVCDMLVNAKGEVHAYQFYPAVMFSHARFTYTEVAAILQNTRGPEAAQRKPLVPYLLNLHDVYRALLAARNERGAVDFETTETQIVCDESGRIEKIVPRTRNDAHKLIEESMLAANVCSADFIQQSKHAGLFRVHEGPTPEKQEILRNYLKAMGVSQTIGDNPKPADFQQIANATKDRPEAQQIHTMLLRSMQQAIYTPINSGHFGLAFEAYTHFTSPIRRYPDLLVHRVIKAILARKRYELPALPTPGEAHAKLSKRLASRVRPPVAGEPVKKPSADTLAWQAAGLHCSANERRADEASRDVEAWLKCKYMREHLGEEFSGVVTAVTSFGLFVTLDAMYVEGLVHITELGGEYFRFDEARQELRGERTGIRYALGSRVRVQVSRVDLDGRRIDFRLVSDNDDLVLRAMRDKTGTSGATDAGAPGGRDGKARRNREAGGKAKAGRMDSTQTPVMDVKASVRKAADKKSSRGGARSTASQSRKSRR from the coding sequence CTGTTGGCTGAATTTGAAGGTGTGGTTTCCGGCCACCGCGATGGACACGGTTTTGTGATTCGCGACGATGGTCAGGCCGATATTTATCTCCCCTCCAACGAAATGCGCGCCGTCTTGCACAAGGACCGCGTCAAGGCCCGCATCGTGCGGCTGGACCGCAAAGGCCGCCCCGAGGGGCGCGTCACAGAAATCGTGGAGCGCTCCGATTCCCCCATCATTGGCCGCCTGCTGCAAGAGAGCGGTGTCTGGCTCGTGGCGCCGGAAGACAAGCGCTATGGCCAGGACGTGTTGATTCCCAAGGGCGCCACCGGCTCGGCCAAACCGGGGCAGGTGGTCGTGGTGCAACTCACCGAACCACCCGCGCTCTACGGCCAACCCGTGGGCCGTGTCAAAGAGGTGTTGGGCGAGATCGACGACCCCGGCATGGAAATCGAGATCGCGGTGCGCAAGTACGGCGTGCCGCACGAGTTCTCGCAGGCCGCGCTGGCGCAGGCCCGCGCGCTGCCTGACCATGTGCGCAGCGCCGACCACAAGCACCGCGTGGACCTGCGCGACGTGCCGCTGGTGACCATCGACGGCGAGGACGCGCGCGACTTCGACGACGCCGTGTATTGCGAGCCGGCCAAGGTCGGCAAGGGCAAGGGCTGGCGCCTGTTGGTCGCGATCGCCGACGTGAGCCACTACGTGGAAACCGGCTCGGCCATCGACGTGGACGCTTACGACCGCGCCACCTCGGTGTATTTCCCGCGCCGCGTCATACCGATGTTGCCGGAGAAGCTGTCCAACGGCCTGTGCTCGTTGAACCCTGGCGTGGAACGCCTGTGCATGGTCTGCGACATGCTGGTCAACGCCAAGGGTGAAGTGCATGCCTACCAGTTCTATCCGGCAGTGATGTTCAGCCACGCGCGCTTCACTTACACGGAAGTCGCGGCCATCCTGCAGAACACGCGCGGACCCGAAGCCGCGCAACGCAAGCCGCTGGTGCCGTATCTGCTGAACCTGCACGATGTGTACCGCGCGCTGCTGGCGGCGCGCAACGAGCGCGGCGCAGTGGACTTCGAAACCACCGAGACGCAGATCGTGTGCGACGAGTCGGGCCGCATCGAGAAGATCGTGCCGCGCACCCGCAACGATGCGCACAAGCTGATCGAAGAGTCGATGCTCGCGGCCAATGTCTGCTCGGCCGACTTCATTCAACAGAGCAAGCACGCCGGCCTGTTCCGCGTGCACGAAGGCCCCACTCCCGAGAAACAGGAAATCCTGCGCAACTACCTCAAGGCCATGGGGGTGTCGCAGACGATTGGCGACAACCCCAAGCCAGCGGATTTCCAGCAGATCGCCAACGCGACCAAGGACCGCCCCGAGGCGCAACAGATCCACACCATGCTGCTGCGCTCCATGCAGCAGGCGATCTACACGCCGATCAACAGCGGCCACTTCGGCCTGGCGTTCGAGGCTTACACCCATTTCACCAGCCCGATCCGCCGCTATCCCGACCTGCTGGTGCACCGAGTGATCAAGGCCATCCTGGCGCGCAAGCGCTACGAGCTACCCGCACTGCCCACACCGGGCGAGGCGCACGCCAAGCTCAGCAAGCGCCTGGCCAGCCGCGTGCGGCCGCCGGTGGCGGGCGAGCCTGTCAAGAAGCCCTCGGCCGACACGCTGGCCTGGCAGGCAGCCGGCCTGCATTGCAGCGCCAACGAACGACGGGCCGACGAAGCCAGCCGCGACGTGGAGGCCTGGCTCAAATGCAAGTACATGCGCGAGCACCTGGGCGAGGAGTTCAGCGGTGTGGTAACAGCGGTCACCAGTTTCGGGCTGTTCGTCACGCTGGATGCGATGTACGTCGAAGGACTGGTGCACATCACCGAGCTCGGTGGCGAGTACTTCCGCTTCGACGAAGCGCGCCAGGAGCTGCGCGGCGAGCGCACCGGCATCCGCTATGCCTTGGGCAGCCGCGTGCGGGTGCAGGTGAGCCGCGTCGATCTGGACGGGCGCCGCATCGATTTCCGCCTGGTCAGCGACAACGACGATCTGGTGCTGCGCGCCATGCGCGACAAGACCGGCACGTCGGGCGCAACCGATGCAGGCGCACCCGGCGGGCGCGACGGCAAGGCGCGCCGCAACCGCGAAGCGGGAGGCAAGGCCAAAGCGGGCCGTATGGACAGCACGCAAACGCCGGTGATGGACGTGAAGGCGTCTGTTCGCAAGGCCGCGGACAAGAAGTCGTCGCGCGGCGGCGCACGCAGCACCGCAAGCCAGTCCCGCAAGAGCAGGCGTTGA
- a CDS encoding tripartite tricarboxylate transporter substrate binding protein, giving the protein MISSLVRRLLRMPALLATCATALAMAPAAAQSWEPSRKVELIVPSGPGAALDTAAREMFNQLEKRKLVTQPLVVSNKSGGAGAVALQTLEQHAGDGHWLSIFTSGMLNARAIGSVTTTYEGMTPLVVMLEEAVVVAVRADSPIRNATDLVARLKTDPGALSIGVATAIGNHIHAGIAKPLMVGGVDISRLRVVPFKSSAESMTALLGGHLDVVAASTPNVITNMQAGRIRVIAVATSERLKGALASVPTWTEQGVPAVYASVQGVLGPKGMPAEQVRFWEQSFKQVIESSEWQAFVAKQNWRPVYMGSSDMAKYMETEYAATKKLITELKLDTQPK; this is encoded by the coding sequence ATGATTTCATCTCTCGTTCGCCGCCTCTTGCGGATGCCGGCGCTGCTGGCCACGTGTGCCACGGCGTTGGCCATGGCGCCTGCCGCGGCCCAGTCGTGGGAACCCTCGCGCAAGGTCGAGTTGATCGTGCCGTCTGGCCCGGGAGCCGCGCTCGATACCGCTGCGCGCGAGATGTTCAACCAGTTGGAGAAGCGCAAGCTCGTCACGCAACCGCTGGTGGTGTCCAACAAATCGGGAGGCGCGGGCGCAGTGGCGCTGCAGACCCTGGAGCAGCATGCGGGCGACGGGCATTGGCTGTCGATCTTCACCTCCGGCATGCTCAACGCGCGCGCCATCGGCAGCGTGACCACGACCTACGAGGGCATGACACCGCTGGTGGTGATGCTCGAGGAAGCGGTGGTGGTGGCCGTGCGCGCGGACTCACCCATCCGCAACGCGACCGATCTGGTGGCGCGGCTGAAGACGGACCCGGGAGCCCTGTCCATCGGCGTGGCCACGGCGATCGGCAACCACATCCATGCCGGCATCGCCAAGCCGCTGATGGTGGGCGGCGTGGACATCTCGCGCCTGCGCGTGGTGCCGTTCAAGTCCTCCGCCGAGTCCATGACCGCATTGCTCGGCGGCCACCTGGACGTGGTAGCGGCGAGCACACCCAACGTCATCACCAACATGCAGGCCGGCCGCATCCGCGTGATCGCGGTGGCCACGTCCGAGCGTTTGAAAGGCGCCCTGGCGTCGGTGCCCACCTGGACCGAGCAGGGTGTGCCTGCGGTCTATGCCTCGGTGCAGGGCGTGCTCGGTCCCAAGGGCATGCCAGCCGAGCAGGTCCGCTTCTGGGAGCAGTCGTTCAAGCAGGTGATCGAGAGCAGCGAATGGCAAGCGTTCGTGGCCAAGCAGAACTGGCGCCCGGTGTACATGGGATCGTCGGACATGGCCAAGTACATGGAGACCGAATACGCCGCGACCAAGAAGCTGATCACCGAGTTGAAGCTGGACACCCAGCCCAAGTAA
- the tsf gene encoding translation elongation factor Ts — MAITASMVAELRAKTDAPMMECKKALTEADGDMAKAEELLRVKLGTKAGKAASRVTAEGVVASFIQGDTGALIEVNCETDFVTKNDSFLALANAAAKLVAEQNPADLEALGALAYSQDGFGPTLEDVRKGLIGKIGENMSFRRFKRYSASGKVAGYLHGTRIGVLVAFDGDETAAKDTAMHIAAMKPVALTSADVPAELIEKERSVATAKAAESGKPADIAAKMIEGSVQKYLKEVSLFNQPFVKNDKQTVEQMLKAAGTTVKGFTLYVVGEGIEKKVDDFAAEVAAQVAAAKGG, encoded by the coding sequence ATGGCAATTACCGCAAGCATGGTCGCTGAACTGCGCGCCAAGACCGATGCGCCCATGATGGAGTGCAAGAAGGCGCTGACCGAAGCCGATGGCGACATGGCCAAGGCCGAGGAGTTGCTGCGCGTCAAGCTCGGCACCAAGGCCGGCAAGGCCGCCAGCCGCGTCACCGCCGAAGGCGTTGTCGCCAGCTTCATCCAGGGTGACACCGGCGCCCTGATCGAAGTCAATTGCGAAACCGACTTCGTGACCAAGAACGACAGCTTCCTGGCCCTGGCCAATGCCGCCGCCAAGCTGGTGGCCGAGCAGAACCCGGCCGACCTTGAGGCATTGGGCGCGCTGGCCTACAGCCAGGACGGCTTTGGCCCCACGCTGGAAGATGTGCGCAAGGGTCTGATTGGCAAGATTGGCGAGAACATGAGCTTTCGCCGCTTCAAACGCTACAGCGCAAGTGGCAAGGTGGCCGGCTATCTGCACGGCACCCGTATCGGCGTGCTGGTGGCGTTCGATGGCGACGAGACGGCTGCCAAGGACACGGCGATGCACATCGCTGCCATGAAGCCCGTGGCCCTGACCAGCGCCGATGTGCCTGCCGAGCTGATCGAAAAAGAGCGTTCGGTGGCCACCGCCAAGGCCGCAGAGTCGGGCAAGCCTGCCGACATCGCCGCCAAGATGATCGAAGGCTCGGTGCAGAAGTACCTGAAAGAGGTCTCGCTGTTCAACCAGCCTTTCGTGAAGAACGACAAGCAGACGGTCGAGCAGATGCTCAAGGCCGCTGGCACCACCGTCAAGGGCTTCACGCTCTACGTGGTGGGCGAGGGCATCGAGAAGAAGGTCGACGACTTCGCGGCCGAAGTGGCGGCCCAGGTCGCTGCCGCCAAGGGCGGTTGA
- a CDS encoding YggT family protein produces MRIVFFLLETFFFFLVAAALLRAWMNHLRIHMSGQPGRFAIAVTNWLVAPVRRVLPSSLAQSRIDWGSLLAAVLLCLAYGVVWLLLASSVSSAPLSMEAAVGTVGTMAVRMLVRTLLQGLMLLLLGYAILSWVQPHSPVMAILERLCSPLLRPIRRVIPLVGGVDLSVLVLIILLQVGLMLLG; encoded by the coding sequence ATGCGCATCGTTTTTTTTCTGCTGGAAACCTTCTTCTTTTTCCTGGTGGCCGCCGCTTTGCTGCGCGCCTGGATGAACCATCTGCGCATTCACATGTCCGGGCAGCCGGGCCGGTTTGCGATTGCCGTGACCAACTGGCTGGTGGCGCCGGTGCGGCGTGTGCTGCCCAGCTCGCTGGCGCAAAGCCGCATCGACTGGGGCAGTCTCTTGGCCGCGGTGCTGCTGTGCCTCGCCTATGGCGTGGTGTGGCTGTTATTGGCGTCCAGCGTTTCGTCCGCGCCGTTGTCGATGGAGGCCGCAGTGGGCACCGTTGGCACCATGGCGGTTCGCATGCTCGTGCGCACCTTGCTGCAGGGCCTGATGCTGCTGTTGCTGGGCTATGCCATCTTGTCCTGGGTGCAGCCGCATTCGCCGGTGATGGCCATTCTGGAGCGCCTGTGCTCGCCGCTGTTGCGCCCGATACGCCGCGTGATCCCGCTGGTGGGCGGGGTGGATCTGTCGGTGCTGGTGCTCATCATCCTGCTGCAGGTTGGATTGATGCTGCTGGGCTGA
- a CDS encoding IS110 family transposase translates to MQEVHVFIGVDVAKAELVVATASQPGCRSIANEVGAISAWLRELPDNTLVAMESTGRYHQLLATLAHAAGLQVFVLNARDVFFYARALGARAKTDRLDAHVIARYLLEHHEHLHPWQACCPALAQVNTLLAQRWTVVTKRTALHQSLQGCDAAIAAELGALDAAFATLLKAMDARIAALFAKDARLAEQRALLQSIVGVGAQSSALLASVLAQLDFASADALVAYSGLDPRACDSGRSRGHRRLSKRGQPALRRQMYLAAMSACHTKTFEATYKALRQRGLKTTEALVVLARKLLRIAFAVWRSGKPFEPQRYAPSA, encoded by the coding sequence ATGCAAGAAGTCCATGTGTTCATCGGGGTAGATGTGGCCAAGGCCGAACTCGTCGTCGCCACGGCCTCCCAACCAGGATGCCGCAGCATCGCCAACGAGGTCGGCGCCATCAGCGCCTGGCTGCGTGAGCTACCAGACAACACCCTTGTGGCCATGGAGTCCACCGGGCGCTACCACCAACTGCTCGCCACCCTGGCACACGCAGCGGGTCTGCAGGTGTTCGTGCTCAACGCCCGCGATGTGTTCTTCTACGCCCGCGCCCTGGGCGCTCGGGCCAAGACCGATCGGCTCGATGCCCATGTGATCGCCCGTTACCTTCTTGAACATCATGAGCACCTGCACCCCTGGCAGGCTTGCTGCCCCGCGCTCGCTCAGGTCAACACCCTGCTCGCGCAGCGTTGGACGGTAGTGACCAAACGCACCGCGCTGCACCAGTCGCTACAGGGCTGTGATGCAGCCATCGCTGCCGAGCTAGGGGCCCTGGATGCGGCCTTCGCCACGCTGCTTAAGGCCATGGATGCGCGCATCGCAGCACTGTTCGCAAAGGATGCCCGCTTGGCAGAGCAACGGGCTTTACTGCAAAGCATCGTGGGCGTGGGCGCGCAAAGCAGTGCATTGCTGGCCAGCGTGCTGGCCCAGCTGGACTTTGCCAGCGCCGATGCCTTGGTGGCCTACAGTGGGCTGGACCCGCGTGCCTGTGATTCGGGCCGCAGCCGAGGCCACCGAAGGCTCTCCAAACGCGGACAACCGGCTCTACGACGCCAGATGTACCTCGCCGCCATGTCGGCCTGCCACACCAAGACATTTGAAGCCACTTACAAGGCTTTGCGCCAGCGCGGCCTGAAGACCACCGAAGCCCTCGTTGTACTGGCTCGCAAGCTCCTGCGTATCGCCTTTGCCGTCTGGCGCTCTGGCAAACCATTCGAGCCTCAGCGATATGCACCCAGCGCTTGA
- a CDS encoding FAD-dependent oxidoreductase, translated as MKVAVVGAGVVGTTTAFELALDGHEVTVFERHSTVAEEASFATGALVAAGWTAPWSTPERHIRLPWSSQNDGLKLAHLPRGSEWRWLWRWLQAGRGGYPSARHQQIHQLVRYSQERLQSLTEEREFDHDRSQGMLVLWRTARQAAQARTALDHMKDLGIPHRELAAEQARALEPAISAETPFHGAVELMGEAVANCREFALSIRDQARQLGCQFAFNTQVEAIEARAAPGVELRLASSGKTLEAETPLETRRFDAVVVCAGMRSAALLQPTGLRLPLRAIHSHSLSAPVREPLDAPQSAVLDAAHGVSIARLGQRIRVAGGRDFGMPEGQRSAATLRQLYSVLSDWFPGAVRLGGPQGSVQEWHGAQATLPDGLPALGASKVPGVWLNLGHGNAGWSMACGSARLLADQLAGRSPDVGVAGCSPRRLGL; from the coding sequence GTGAAGGTCGCCGTGGTCGGTGCGGGCGTCGTGGGCACGACGACCGCTTTTGAACTGGCGCTCGATGGCCACGAGGTCACGGTATTCGAACGCCACAGCACCGTTGCCGAAGAAGCCAGCTTTGCCACCGGCGCGCTGGTCGCCGCGGGCTGGACCGCCCCCTGGAGCACACCCGAACGCCACATACGCCTGCCGTGGTCCAGCCAGAACGACGGCCTCAAATTGGCGCACCTGCCGCGCGGCAGCGAATGGCGCTGGCTTTGGCGGTGGCTGCAGGCCGGCCGGGGCGGCTACCCATCCGCGCGGCATCAGCAGATCCACCAGTTGGTGCGCTACAGCCAGGAACGGCTGCAGTCCCTGACCGAAGAGCGCGAGTTTGACCACGACCGCAGCCAGGGCATGCTGGTGCTCTGGCGCACCGCGCGCCAGGCGGCGCAGGCGCGAACCGCCCTGGACCACATGAAGGATCTCGGCATCCCGCACCGCGAGCTTGCGGCCGAACAGGCGCGCGCGCTGGAGCCCGCGATCAGCGCGGAAACGCCATTTCACGGCGCGGTCGAACTGATGGGTGAAGCGGTGGCGAACTGCCGCGAATTTGCGCTGTCCATCCGGGACCAGGCCCGGCAGTTGGGCTGTCAGTTTGCGTTCAACACGCAGGTCGAGGCCATCGAAGCCCGGGCCGCGCCGGGCGTCGAACTGCGGCTGGCCAGCAGCGGCAAGACGCTGGAAGCCGAGACGCCCCTCGAAACCCGGCGTTTCGATGCGGTGGTCGTGTGCGCGGGCATGCGCAGCGCCGCGCTGCTACAGCCCACGGGCCTGCGCCTGCCCCTGCGGGCCATTCACAGCCATTCCCTCAGTGCACCCGTGCGCGAGCCCCTGGACGCTCCGCAATCGGCCGTGCTGGACGCGGCGCACGGGGTGTCGATCGCGCGCCTGGGTCAGCGCATCCGCGTGGCCGGCGGCCGCGACTTTGGCATGCCAGAGGGCCAGCGCTCGGCCGCCACCTTGCGCCAGCTGTACTCGGTGCTGTCTGACTGGTTCCCTGGCGCCGTGCGCTTGGGCGGACCCCAAGGCAGCGTTCAGGAATGGCATGGCGCACAAGCCACCCTGCCCGACGGTCTGCCCGCACTCGGTGCCAGCAAAGTGCCCGGCGTCTGGCTCAACCTGGGCCATGGCAACGCCGGCTGGTCCATGGCCTGCGGCAGCGCGCGTTTGCTGGCCGATCAGTTGGCCGGCCGAAGCCCCGACGTGGGCGTGGCGGGCTGTTCGCCGCGCCGCCTGGGCCTCTGA
- a CDS encoding NAD(P)H-hydrate dehydratase → MSELTPPAGPRRITGDRREALHDTATTRQIEQQAAATLPDHTLMARAGEAVARLARALQPHASCIWIACGPGNNGGDGFVAATHLHRWAQAAGGGRRVVVTHAVHDEARQPADARWALQSAREAGVCFSDAPPAAFDLAIDALLGIGPARTFEGPLAQWLGVLRSTRAPVLNVDLPTGLNADTGALAPCDGVDSAPPGPRHTLSLLSLKPGLFTGAGRDAAGEVWLDGLGLPSTAFAAANAWLCGADADPPQRRAHASHKGSFGDVVVIGGQGIGVDGAGMTGAAILAARAALQAGAGRVFVGLLEDDGPGKPTWDPASPELMFRSTERLLDPTVLRGASVVCGCGGGLAVVPLLPAVLAHANPLVLDADALNAIANDPALRHALAQRRAQERSTVLTPHPLEAARLLQSTTAEVMADRLRAAQAIADQFGSICVLKGSGTVIAAPGETPLINPSGNALLATAGTGDVLAGMIGSAVAGPSRPPAQAFKRVAHAVFQHGALADRWTQETTLHLSAGRLAARVKPLD, encoded by the coding sequence ATGTCTGAGCTCACACCACCCGCCGGCCCGCGCCGCATCACCGGCGATCGGCGCGAGGCGTTGCACGACACGGCCACCACGCGCCAGATCGAACAGCAAGCTGCCGCCACCCTTCCCGACCACACCTTGATGGCGCGTGCCGGTGAGGCTGTGGCGCGCCTGGCCCGGGCGCTCCAGCCGCACGCGAGCTGCATCTGGATCGCGTGCGGGCCCGGCAACAACGGCGGTGACGGCTTCGTGGCCGCGACCCATTTGCACCGCTGGGCACAGGCAGCGGGCGGTGGACGGCGGGTGGTCGTCACCCACGCGGTCCACGACGAAGCGCGCCAACCGGCCGACGCCCGATGGGCGCTGCAATCGGCGCGCGAGGCAGGCGTGTGCTTCAGCGATGCGCCACCGGCCGCGTTCGATCTGGCCATCGATGCGCTGCTGGGCATCGGCCCCGCGCGCACCTTTGAAGGACCCCTGGCGCAGTGGCTGGGTGTGCTGCGCAGCACCCGAGCGCCGGTGCTGAACGTGGACCTGCCCACCGGCCTGAACGCCGACACCGGCGCGCTGGCACCGTGTGACGGCGTGGACAGCGCCCCACCGGGGCCGCGCCATACCCTGTCGCTCCTGAGCTTGAAGCCGGGCCTGTTCACCGGCGCGGGCCGTGACGCCGCGGGCGAGGTGTGGCTGGACGGACTCGGCCTGCCGAGCACGGCGTTCGCTGCGGCCAACGCCTGGCTCTGCGGGGCCGATGCCGACCCACCGCAGCGCCGGGCCCACGCCAGCCACAAAGGCAGCTTCGGCGATGTGGTCGTGATCGGAGGCCAGGGCATCGGTGTGGATGGCGCGGGCATGACCGGCGCTGCCATCCTGGCCGCGCGCGCGGCGCTACAGGCCGGCGCGGGGCGGGTCTTCGTGGGCTTGCTCGAAGACGATGGACCGGGCAAGCCGACCTGGGACCCGGCCAGCCCCGAGCTGATGTTTCGCAGCACCGAACGGCTGCTCGACCCGACCGTGCTGCGCGGCGCAAGCGTGGTCTGCGGTTGCGGCGGGGGTTTGGCGGTCGTGCCTTTGCTGCCTGCCGTCCTGGCGCATGCCAACCCCTTGGTGCTGGACGCCGATGCGCTGAACGCCATCGCCAACGACCCGGCATTGCGCCATGCGCTCGCGCAACGGCGCGCACAAGAACGTTCAACCGTTCTCACGCCCCACCCACTGGAGGCCGCGCGCCTGCTCCAAAGCACCACGGCCGAGGTCATGGCCGACCGCTTGCGTGCCGCACAAGCCATCGCGGACCAGTTCGGTTCGATCTGCGTGCTCAAGGGATCGGGCACCGTGATCGCCGCACCCGGTGAGACTCCCCTCATCAACCCCTCGGGCAACGCGCTGCTGGCCACGGCGGGCACCGGCGACGTGCTGGCGGGCATGATCGGCAGTGCGGTGGCCGGGCCGTCGCGGCCCCCCGCACAGGCTTTCAAGCGCGTGGCCCATGCGGTGTTCCAGCACGGCGCCCTGGCCGACCGCTGGACGCAAGAAACGACGCTACACCTGAGCGCGGGCCGCCTCGCGGCCCGGGTCAAGCCGCTTGATTGA